A single region of the Triticum dicoccoides isolate Atlit2015 ecotype Zavitan chromosome 2B, WEW_v2.0, whole genome shotgun sequence genome encodes:
- the LOC119367509 gene encoding uncharacterized protein LOC119367509, translating to MAAPFLLVLLLVVSGGAAAGGNDEAWLPRLELRGIDDPGRGHASVGPEEPVVMDVIIATDDDEAGETPLLEFRGIDDSGRGHASVAPEEPVYMARVSTDDDEAPRLEFRGIDGSGRGHASDAPKHQVFMDVMSANGCARFAGLLAAKANAGEIFQQRLLDGRGRGLTVFCPDDLAVATFMPKFDSLSADDQLAVLLHHGAATCYRREQFRAFDWVSVSSLATDAATNKIHAVTIRGDGDTVRLWPSCASVAGVRVTKTVSEEAPLAVYIVDAVLLPNHLRQKLDGGDERAGACKPSGGYIDWLHSCIPAWVTILVTVGSMVGTVVGFIIRQDC from the coding sequence ATGGCCGCGCCGTTTCTGCTCGTTCTTCTGCTCGTCGTCTCTGGGGGGGCTGCAGCGGGCGGCAACGACGAGGCGTGGCTTCCCCGGCTCGAGCTCCGAGGCATCGACGACCCGGGCCGTGGGCACGCGTCCGTCGGGCCGGAGGAGCCGGTGGTCATGGACGTTATTATCGCCACTGACGACGACGAGGCGGGCGAAACGCCCCTACTCGAGTTCCGTGGCATCGACGACTCGGGCCGTGGGCACGCGTCCGTCGCACCGGAGGAGCCGGTGTACATGGCCCGTGTCTCCAcggacgacgacgaggcgcctCGGCTCGAGTTCCGAGGCATCGACGGCTCGGGCCGTGGGCACGCGTCCGACGCGCCGAAGCATCAGGTGTTCATGGACGTTATGTCCGCCAACGGATGCGCGAGGTTCGCGGGCCTCCTCGCCGCGAAGGCGAACGCGGGCGAGATCTTCCAGCAGCGCCTCCTCGACGGACGCGGCCGCGGGCTCACTGTCTTCTGCCCCGACGACCTCGCGGTGGCGACGTTCATGCCCAAGTTCGACAGCCTGAGCGCCGACGACCAGCTCGCCGTCCTGCTTCACCACGGCGCGGCGACGTGCTACCGGAGGGAGCAGTTCCGGGCGTTCGACTGGGTGTCGGTGAGCTCGCTGGCCACCGACGCGGCCACAAACAAGATCCACGCCGTCACCATCCGCGGCGACGGGGACACGGTGCGGCTGTGGCCGTCGTGCGCGAGCGTCGCTGGGGTCAGGGTGACCAAGACGGTGTCCGAAGAAGCCCCCCTCGCCGTGTACATCGTCGACGCCGTGCTGCTGCCGAACCACCTGCGACAGAAGCTGGATGGCGGCGACGAGCGAGCTGGTGCGTGCAAGCCGTCCGGCGGCTATATCGACTGGCTGCACTCCTGCATCCCGGCCTGGGTAACGATACTCGTGACCGTGGGCAGCATGGTTGGCACCGTGGTCGGGTTTATCATCCGCCAGGACTGCTAG